In Synechococcus sp. KORDI-52, one genomic interval encodes:
- a CDS encoding permease, with amino-acid sequence MPASLHRVLGPWRPGDLDGFLALGLNNLIQILLIISLCRGVLGYPDALIFGQILPAAGVSLLVGNLAYSHLARRLGAREERDDCTALPYGINTVSLFAYIFLVMLPVKLASLNGGMSEADAVTRSWHAGMVACMGSGLIETAGAFCADRLRRWLPRAALLSTLAGIALGYIALGFLLRSYAHPLVGLTSLAVILLGTYAKVKWPLPTGLMAVLVGMVLAWSSGLIGPDDSAWQSGLITVGLQAPTLQLGALWTNRTDLMPWLGVILPMGLFNVIGSLQNLDSAEAAGDRYATRSCLLIDGIGTLSAAALGSCFPTTIYIGHSGFKDLGARSGYSWLNGVVMASACVLGLFGVVALLIPIDAGMAIVLYIGIAMTAQAFQATPARHAPAVVLGILPGLAGWGAQLLKAGLRTGGLGSEARPFSEALVTQLASGDVWAAGAFALEQGQIITAMLLAALLVFAIEGRFLAAAACSGSAAVLAWFGILHAWRFSSADTVLNLGWGTGEPWAVAYTAITLLILIARLMPRQKGER; translated from the coding sequence ATGCCTGCATCTCTACATCGCGTTCTGGGCCCGTGGCGTCCCGGCGATCTGGATGGCTTCCTCGCCCTGGGGCTGAACAACCTGATTCAGATCCTGCTGATCATCAGCCTGTGCCGCGGGGTTCTGGGCTATCCCGACGCCCTGATCTTCGGGCAAATCCTCCCAGCCGCCGGTGTCAGCCTGCTGGTGGGCAATCTCGCCTACAGCCATCTGGCGCGCCGTCTGGGAGCGCGGGAAGAGCGCGACGACTGCACGGCATTGCCCTACGGCATCAACACCGTCAGCCTGTTCGCCTACATCTTCCTGGTGATGCTGCCGGTGAAACTGGCCTCGCTCAACGGCGGCATGAGCGAGGCCGACGCTGTGACCCGGTCCTGGCATGCCGGCATGGTCGCCTGCATGGGCTCAGGCCTGATTGAAACGGCCGGTGCCTTCTGCGCGGATCGCCTGCGGCGTTGGCTGCCCCGGGCCGCCCTGCTCTCCACCCTGGCAGGCATTGCCCTGGGCTACATCGCCCTGGGGTTCCTTTTGCGGAGCTATGCCCATCCCCTGGTGGGGCTCACCAGCCTGGCCGTGATCCTGCTTGGCACCTACGCCAAGGTGAAGTGGCCGCTCCCCACTGGCCTGATGGCCGTGCTGGTGGGCATGGTGCTCGCGTGGAGCAGCGGGCTGATCGGTCCAGACGACAGCGCCTGGCAGTCGGGCCTCATCACGGTGGGGCTGCAAGCACCAACCCTGCAGCTGGGTGCACTCTGGACCAACCGCACCGATCTGATGCCCTGGTTGGGGGTGATCCTGCCGATGGGGCTGTTCAACGTGATCGGATCGCTGCAAAACCTCGACAGCGCCGAAGCCGCCGGTGATCGCTACGCCACCCGCAGCTGCCTGCTGATCGACGGGATCGGCACCCTGAGTGCCGCGGCCCTGGGATCCTGCTTCCCCACCACCATCTACATCGGTCACTCGGGGTTCAAGGATCTCGGTGCCCGATCGGGCTATTCCTGGCTGAACGGTGTGGTGATGGCCTCCGCCTGCGTCCTGGGGCTCTTTGGCGTTGTGGCGCTGCTGATCCCGATTGATGCCGGCATGGCGATCGTGCTCTACATCGGCATCGCCATGACCGCCCAGGCGTTTCAGGCCACGCCTGCCCGCCATGCTCCGGCCGTTGTATTAGGCATTCTTCCGGGGCTGGCCGGCTGGGGCGCCCAACTGCTGAAGGCGGGGCTGCGCACGGGCGGCCTCGGCAGCGAGGCCCGACCCTTCAGCGAGGCCCTGGTCACTCAGTTGGCCTCAGGCGATGTGTGGGCGGCCGGGGCCTTTGCCCTGGAGCAGGGGCAGATCATCACGGCGATGCTGCTGGCAGCCCTGCTGGTGTTCGCCATCGAAGGCCGCTTTCTGGCAGCGGCAGCCTGCAGCGGATCGGCCGCGGTTCTGGCTTGG
- the nadC gene encoding carboxylating nicotinate-nucleotide diphosphorylase, whose translation MITPQLRRQLGDWLQEDLGRGDLSAVALRGRQGQAHWMAKADGVFCGGVLLEPLLRALEPADATWQLRLLAADGAVVKAGDRLLELEGPAGVLVALERTALNLAMRLSGIATATAALVADLQGTGVALADTRKTTPGLRTLEKYAVRCGGGVNHRLGLDDTAMLKENHLAWAGGVEPAIAAVRAAAPWPSQVIVEAETEAEAMAAVAAGANGVLLDEFTPEQLTQLVPRLRQLARERPGAGSVVLEASGLQPSQLRAYAATGIDLISTSAPVTRSRWLDLSMRFS comes from the coding sequence ATGATCACCCCCCAGCTGCGTCGTCAGCTGGGGGATTGGCTGCAGGAGGATCTCGGGCGTGGCGATCTCAGTGCAGTGGCGTTGCGGGGACGGCAGGGGCAGGCCCACTGGATGGCGAAGGCCGATGGCGTGTTCTGCGGGGGGGTGCTGCTGGAGCCATTGCTGCGGGCGTTGGAGCCAGCGGATGCAACCTGGCAACTGCGCCTGCTGGCGGCCGATGGCGCGGTGGTGAAGGCCGGTGATCGCTTGTTGGAGCTGGAAGGGCCGGCTGGGGTGCTGGTGGCGCTGGAGCGCACGGCCCTGAATCTGGCGATGCGGCTGTCGGGCATTGCAACCGCCACCGCTGCGTTGGTGGCGGATCTTCAGGGAACGGGTGTGGCGTTGGCGGACACCCGCAAAACCACCCCCGGGCTGCGGACCCTGGAGAAATACGCCGTGCGCTGTGGTGGCGGGGTGAATCACCGCCTCGGCCTTGATGACACCGCCATGCTCAAGGAGAACCACCTGGCCTGGGCTGGAGGGGTGGAGCCGGCGATCGCGGCTGTGCGTGCTGCAGCTCCCTGGCCGTCTCAGGTGATCGTGGAAGCGGAAACCGAGGCGGAAGCGATGGCAGCGGTGGCTGCCGGAGCCAATGGGGTGCTGCTCGATGAGTTCACCCCTGAGCAGCTCACGCAGTTGGTGCCACGGTTGCGGCAGCTGGCGAGGGAGCGACCGGGAGCTGGATCAGTGGTGCTGGAAGCATCTGGCCTTCAGCCTTCACAGTTGCGGGCCTATGCCGCCACCGGCATCGATCTGATTTCGACCAGTGCACCGGTCACCCGCAGCCGTTGGCTCGACCTCAGCATGCGGTTCAGCTGA
- a CDS encoding antibiotic biosynthesis monooxygenase codes for MHVTCVHVHVKPDRIEEFRQASILNHQESIQEPGNQRFDILQSKDDPTRFLLYEAYESEAAAAAHKSTPHYLKWRETVADWMAEPRKGVPYQSVAP; via the coding sequence ATGCACGTCACTTGCGTTCACGTTCACGTGAAACCCGATCGGATCGAGGAGTTTCGTCAGGCGTCCATCCTCAATCACCAGGAATCCATCCAGGAACCTGGCAATCAACGCTTTGACATCCTCCAAAGCAAGGACGACCCCACTCGGTTTCTGCTTTACGAGGCGTACGAATCCGAAGCGGCCGCAGCAGCCCACAAGAGCACGCCGCATTACCTGAAGTGGAGGGAAACCGTCGCCGATTGGATGGCTGAACCGCGGAAGGGTGTTCCCTACCAATCGGTTGCCCCATGA
- a CDS encoding iron-containing alcohol dehydrogenase has translation MAFSFARVPPIHCGMGTLKQITTWLQSHQVQSVLLVTGRASLEAMGHLSLVERLINDAGASHHHVVCDGEPSTELVDRTTQQWFDQGLDAVIGIGGGSVIDFGKAIAAMLPHGNSVLDHLEGVGRGLVHSGITLPFLAIPTTSGTGGEVSKNAVLSDVGPEGYKKSLRHDNFVPNAVILDGSLLTGAAADVTAACGMDAFTQLLEPFLSPTASPLSDAIVWSGLQHVVPNLRRACGEEGAADPQVRLSMAYGALCSGIGLANAGLGIVHGLAGPIGGWFPIPHGVVCGTLMAAAQQQNWRALQQRDPNHPAVERMARVGRLMPDGSGLSENKAAVDHFTNSLLDWVEELRIPRLGDYGITAADLDRIVESASNRNNPIALTPSEIKALLQTRL, from the coding sequence ATGGCGTTTTCCTTTGCACGGGTCCCGCCGATTCACTGCGGTATGGGAACGCTCAAACAGATCACCACTTGGCTGCAGTCGCATCAGGTGCAATCGGTCTTGCTGGTGACCGGACGAGCCTCGCTGGAGGCGATGGGTCACCTGAGCCTCGTGGAGCGTTTGATCAACGATGCTGGAGCCAGTCATCACCATGTGGTTTGTGACGGTGAACCCAGCACGGAGCTGGTGGATCGCACCACCCAGCAGTGGTTTGATCAGGGCCTGGACGCTGTGATCGGCATCGGTGGCGGCAGCGTCATCGATTTCGGTAAAGCAATTGCTGCGATGCTCCCCCACGGAAACTCTGTGCTCGATCACCTCGAGGGTGTGGGCCGTGGTCTGGTCCACAGTGGAATCACGCTGCCTTTCCTGGCGATTCCCACCACCTCAGGCACCGGTGGAGAGGTATCGAAAAACGCCGTCCTCAGTGATGTGGGTCCGGAGGGTTACAAGAAGTCGTTGCGTCACGACAACTTTGTTCCCAATGCCGTGATCCTGGATGGTTCGCTGCTCACCGGTGCCGCTGCTGATGTGACGGCAGCCTGCGGTATGGATGCCTTCACGCAGTTGCTGGAGCCATTTCTTTCCCCAACCGCATCCCCGTTGAGTGACGCGATCGTCTGGAGCGGGCTCCAGCACGTGGTGCCGAATCTGCGGCGTGCCTGTGGAGAGGAGGGAGCCGCCGATCCGCAGGTGCGCTTGAGCATGGCCTACGGCGCCCTCTGCTCAGGCATCGGATTGGCGAATGCCGGCCTTGGCATTGTTCACGGTCTGGCGGGGCCGATCGGGGGCTGGTTTCCGATTCCCCACGGTGTGGTTTGCGGAACCTTGATGGCTGCCGCTCAACAGCAGAACTGGCGCGCTCTGCAACAACGCGATCCCAACCACCCTGCCGTTGAACGCATGGCCCGTGTTGGCCGGTTGATGCCCGATGGCAGCGGCCTCAGTGAGAACAAGGCTGCTGTGGATCATTTCACGAACAGCTTGCTCGATTGGGTTGAGGAACTGAGGATCCCCCGCCTGGGTGACTACGGCATCACTGCTGCTGATCTGGACCGGATCGTTGAGTCCGCCAGTAACCGCAACAACCCAATTGCGCTGACCCCATCAGAGATCAAGGCCTTGCTGCAAACAAGGCTTTAA
- the argS gene encoding arginine--tRNA ligase: MLRIANALHTQLRGAMQRAFPEAWASAAGAGLDPQLAPASKPEFGDFQANGALPLAKPLKQAPRQIATAIVAQLQADPAFTDLCLEPQIAGPGFINLTIRSERLASEVAARLGDKRLGVPSVENPAPVVVDFSSPNIAKEMHVGHLRSTIIGDSLARVLEFRGHPVLRLNHVGDWGTQFGMLITHLKQVAPEALETADAVDLGDLVAFYRQAKKRFDDDEAFQTTSREEVVKLQGGDPLSLKAWGLLCDQSRREFQKIYDRLDIRLSERGESFYNPFLPAVIEGLKAADLLVTDDGAQCVFLEGVQGKDGKPLPVIVQKSDGGFNYATTDLAAIRYRFAATPEGDGARRVIYVTDAGQANHFAGVFQVAERAGWIPDGSRLQHVPFGLVQGEDGKKLKTRAGDTVRLRDLLDEAVERAETDLRSRLKDEERSEPEAFINHVASTVGLAAVKYADLSQNRITNYQFSFDRMLALQGNTAPYLLYAVVRIAGIARKGGDLDAAATAQLQFSEPQEWALVRELLKFDAVIAEVEEELLPNRLCSYLFELSQVFNRFYDQVPVLKADAEALPSRLALCRLTADTLKAGLGLLGIATLERM, encoded by the coding sequence ATGCTGCGCATCGCCAACGCCCTCCACACCCAGTTGCGCGGTGCGATGCAACGGGCCTTCCCCGAGGCCTGGGCGTCTGCGGCGGGTGCCGGCCTCGACCCCCAGCTGGCCCCGGCGAGCAAGCCTGAGTTCGGCGACTTCCAGGCCAACGGCGCCCTGCCGCTGGCCAAACCCTTGAAGCAGGCGCCTCGTCAGATCGCCACTGCGATCGTGGCGCAGCTGCAGGCCGATCCCGCCTTCACCGACCTCTGCCTGGAGCCCCAGATCGCCGGGCCCGGTTTCATCAACCTCACGATCCGCTCGGAGCGGCTGGCATCGGAGGTGGCTGCGCGGCTTGGGGATAAGCGCCTCGGGGTCCCCTCCGTGGAGAACCCGGCGCCGGTGGTGGTGGATTTTTCCAGCCCCAACATCGCCAAGGAGATGCATGTGGGGCATCTGCGTTCCACGATCATCGGCGACTCCCTGGCCCGGGTGCTTGAGTTCCGCGGCCACCCTGTGTTGCGCCTGAACCACGTGGGCGACTGGGGCACCCAGTTCGGGATGCTGATCACCCACCTCAAGCAGGTGGCCCCGGAGGCGTTGGAGACGGCCGATGCGGTGGACCTCGGCGATCTGGTGGCCTTCTACCGGCAGGCCAAGAAACGCTTCGATGACGACGAGGCGTTTCAGACCACCTCCCGCGAGGAGGTGGTGAAGCTCCAGGGGGGTGATCCGCTGTCGTTGAAGGCCTGGGGCCTGCTCTGTGACCAGTCGCGGCGTGAATTCCAGAAGATCTACGACCGGCTCGACATCCGCTTGAGCGAGCGGGGCGAGTCGTTTTACAACCCCTTCCTGCCGGCGGTGATTGAAGGACTCAAAGCCGCCGATCTGCTGGTCACTGATGACGGGGCCCAGTGCGTGTTCCTTGAGGGCGTGCAGGGCAAGGACGGCAAGCCGCTGCCGGTGATCGTGCAGAAGAGCGACGGTGGTTTCAACTACGCCACCACTGATCTGGCGGCGATCCGCTATCGCTTTGCGGCAACGCCGGAGGGGGATGGGGCCCGGCGGGTGATCTACGTGACTGACGCCGGCCAGGCCAATCATTTCGCCGGCGTGTTCCAGGTGGCGGAACGGGCCGGTTGGATCCCCGATGGATCCCGGCTGCAGCATGTGCCCTTTGGGTTGGTGCAGGGGGAGGACGGCAAGAAGCTCAAGACCCGGGCCGGCGACACGGTGCGTCTGCGGGATCTGCTTGATGAAGCCGTCGAGCGCGCCGAAACCGATCTGCGTTCACGCCTGAAGGACGAAGAGCGCAGCGAGCCTGAGGCGTTCATCAACCATGTGGCCAGCACCGTGGGCCTGGCGGCGGTGAAATATGCCGACCTGAGCCAGAACCGGATCACGAATTACCAGTTCTCCTTTGATCGGATGCTGGCGCTGCAGGGCAACACGGCGCCCTATCTGCTCTATGCCGTGGTGCGTATCGCTGGAATTGCGCGCAAGGGGGGTGATCTGGATGCGGCAGCAACGGCGCAGTTGCAGTTCAGCGAGCCGCAGGAATGGGCGCTGGTGCGGGAACTGCTCAAGTTCGATGCGGTGATCGCTGAGGTGGAGGAGGAGTTGCTGCCCAATCGCCTTTGCAGCTACCTGTTTGAGCTCAGCCAGGTGTTCAACCGCTTCTACGACCAGGTGCCGGTGCTCAAGGCTGACGCGGAGGCACTTCCTTCACGTCTGGCCCTGTGCCGGCTGACGGCCGACACGCTCAAGGCCGGCCTCGGGCTGCTGGGAATAGCCACGCTGGAGCGGATGTGA
- a CDS encoding bifunctional diguanylate cyclase/phosphodiesterase, with the protein MPSTFPKISFELIASTLGCIGDAVLITSESRETLYYNEKLYRIWGVDEKVISEYTSGHKEIGCKYADKYLKHPDEFVEIVHRVQGTLQETNDTIEFIDGRIFKRRGVGIKDEVHGICRIWFFTDVTEKKYINTDSLTKCLNRAAWDEFTQNQPSHEKAIGGYAVAVIDVNNFKLINDEFGHEAGDKVLRRVGSTLLSVARDQDLVFRIGGDEFCLVVPTRQDINQLIEQRIAHCLISSGINASVGIAMASEHGQILEAFRKADVNMLRYKKDGKIKAQSLPVHHVLPQARITRTDEELELLSELNVALEKREIYQLYQPIVDVNGCISSVEVLMRWNKNGVSVPPSTFIPLAEESGCIHAIWNASLLESVTQLAAWKKKNMVLPALRLNFSGAQVEYAKNSGHSYAKQISSICELNGIPPSLIRIELTETVLLQDLAKAKEIFEELAAIGVHLSIDDYGTGFSSLSVIKMLPVTSIKIDGSFVHGLPDSAPDCSIVSTLISLARAMDIIAVVECVESSDQYDYIKSLSESCSGSGMSCETLFQGYLFSKPVHAEALEQMLPIID; encoded by the coding sequence ATGCCTAGCACCTTTCCCAAAATAAGCTTTGAATTAATTGCCTCAACGTTGGGGTGTATTGGCGACGCTGTTTTAATTACAAGCGAAAGTAGAGAAACTTTGTATTACAATGAGAAGCTCTATAGGATTTGGGGAGTAGATGAAAAGGTGATCTCTGAGTACACTTCGGGGCATAAGGAGATAGGCTGTAAATATGCGGATAAATACCTCAAGCATCCTGATGAATTCGTTGAGATTGTTCACCGCGTTCAAGGAACGCTTCAGGAAACCAACGACACGATTGAATTTATAGATGGGCGTATATTTAAGCGGCGTGGAGTAGGGATCAAAGATGAGGTCCATGGCATTTGTAGAATATGGTTCTTTACTGATGTAACTGAAAAAAAATATATTAATACTGACTCGTTGACAAAATGCCTCAATCGAGCTGCTTGGGATGAATTCACGCAAAATCAACCAAGCCATGAAAAGGCCATTGGCGGCTATGCAGTTGCTGTGATTGATGTCAATAATTTCAAACTTATTAATGATGAATTTGGTCATGAAGCGGGAGACAAAGTTTTAAGAAGGGTAGGCAGCACCCTCCTTTCGGTGGCACGAGATCAGGATCTAGTGTTTAGAATTGGTGGTGATGAATTTTGCCTGGTCGTTCCAACACGTCAAGATATTAATCAGTTAATAGAGCAGCGGATTGCCCATTGCTTGATCTCATCTGGAATCAATGCGTCTGTAGGGATTGCAATGGCCTCTGAGCATGGTCAGATTTTAGAGGCATTTCGAAAAGCAGATGTGAACATGCTTCGGTACAAAAAAGATGGCAAGATCAAGGCGCAATCGCTACCCGTTCACCATGTCTTACCACAAGCAAGAATAACAAGAACAGACGAAGAGTTGGAGTTGTTGTCAGAATTAAATGTGGCTCTAGAAAAGCGTGAAATTTATCAACTCTATCAGCCAATTGTTGATGTCAACGGTTGTATCTCGTCGGTTGAGGTGCTGATGAGATGGAACAAAAATGGTGTGTCTGTTCCACCCAGCACATTCATTCCTCTTGCAGAAGAAAGTGGCTGCATCCATGCGATATGGAATGCAAGCTTGCTGGAATCTGTTACTCAATTGGCAGCATGGAAGAAAAAGAATATGGTTCTCCCAGCACTTCGCTTGAATTTCTCTGGCGCTCAGGTTGAATACGCAAAGAATTCAGGCCATTCCTACGCAAAGCAAATTAGTTCAATATGTGAATTGAATGGAATCCCTCCTTCCTTGATTAGGATTGAGTTAACGGAGACGGTCTTGCTTCAAGACTTGGCTAAGGCGAAAGAAATTTTTGAAGAGCTTGCCGCAATTGGAGTTCACCTGAGCATTGATGATTATGGAACGGGATTTTCATCATTATCAGTGATTAAAATGCTGCCCGTCACCAGCATTAAAATTGATGGCTCGTTTGTCCACGGGCTTCCCGACTCAGCGCCGGATTGTTCAATCGTATCCACCTTAATTTCACTTGCCAGGGCGATGGACATCATTGCGGTAGTGGAATGTGTGGAGTCGTCTGATCAATACGATTACATCAAGAGTCTTTCTGAAAGTTGCTCGGGTTCGGGCATGTCTTGTGAAACTTTATTCCAAGGCTATCTGTTCTCCAAGCCCGTGCACGCAGAGGCATTAGAACAAATGCTGCCAATCATCGACTGA
- a CDS encoding cytochrome P450, giving the protein MAMDIQIIHPVASVLMQPSTLSSMLSDDMTAFLYALTANVWTYIETLAFKLKPWLNSLISHYQLLILAAALVYFVARSSRMVFLYSLQWIEFAVRLLRFLGDAFSQLFWVNPRYRTRRAIQCSSQASFSFGFIFSRFIREGLWLPVDWIRSLGFTDVFAPEPLAQDKCYDKRAFYPSFPQRFLIVKNKHLTIYFFLSLIRLFVHRFTVPSWIPGITIKENSHGDEFPVMRQLHLLKRHDVEEVLERSEDFSVIYGPRMCDVTQNGRSSGNFLLGMQVSSSTYTRDISNMRLIFRRDDVDRCQMIAANASQDSFFVFEERKDVKRDLDRGKVLSLPNDLVQPVIKSFVEHYFGISLPMQAQNANGTTSTDFNLTWFADLFYYIFYDINGDDSREAALASADLLNQDLDRQIAAAKEPSMNDLENVDTVLHRCLKLQRSDTPGMDDLSIRINLTGFLVGAVLPLQNTICQVIDQLLARPHILQQAVTAADHNEWEMLQGFVLEALRFSPGDPVIYRHCNTKTELVSASYRSPVSPNTLVMAWNSSAMFDPKYVDQPWQFNPKRQTRDYLHFGHMHHVCAGKYIVMSVIPAVVRELLSCYELARIPGRCGYPVKKGITVSEFDVLVRLRDSDDSLRDKFP; this is encoded by the coding sequence ATGGCCATGGACATTCAGATCATTCACCCTGTCGCTTCTGTGTTGATGCAACCGTCCACTTTGTCATCCATGCTTTCAGATGATATGACTGCATTCCTTTACGCTTTGACAGCCAATGTCTGGACTTATATTGAGACTTTAGCCTTTAAGCTAAAGCCTTGGCTTAATTCCTTGATTTCTCATTATCAGTTACTCATACTTGCCGCTGCTCTTGTCTATTTTGTGGCGCGTTCGTCGCGTATGGTTTTTTTATACAGCCTTCAATGGATTGAATTTGCAGTTCGCTTGCTCCGCTTCCTTGGTGATGCGTTCTCTCAGTTGTTCTGGGTGAATCCCCGTTATCGTACCCGTCGTGCAATTCAATGTTCGTCTCAGGCTAGCTTCTCTTTTGGCTTTATATTTTCTCGATTTATCAGAGAAGGATTGTGGCTGCCTGTTGACTGGATTCGTTCGCTTGGATTTACTGATGTTTTTGCTCCCGAGCCACTCGCACAAGATAAGTGTTACGACAAGAGAGCGTTTTATCCGTCATTCCCTCAGCGCTTCCTCATAGTCAAGAATAAGCACCTCACGATTTATTTTTTTCTGTCATTAATTCGTTTGTTTGTTCATCGGTTTACGGTGCCAAGCTGGATACCTGGGATCACCATCAAGGAAAACAGCCACGGTGACGAATTTCCTGTCATGCGACAACTTCATCTCTTGAAGCGTCATGACGTGGAGGAAGTTTTGGAACGTTCTGAGGATTTTTCTGTCATTTATGGACCAAGAATGTGTGATGTTACACAAAATGGGCGATCCTCAGGTAATTTCCTCCTTGGCATGCAAGTGTCATCGTCAACCTACACTCGTGACATATCCAACATGCGATTGATCTTTCGTCGAGATGACGTGGATCGTTGCCAAATGATTGCTGCCAACGCATCTCAGGACAGTTTTTTTGTCTTTGAGGAGAGAAAGGACGTGAAGCGTGATCTTGATCGGGGTAAAGTTTTGAGCTTGCCAAATGATCTCGTTCAACCTGTTATCAAATCGTTTGTAGAGCACTATTTTGGTATCAGTCTTCCAATGCAGGCACAGAATGCTAATGGAACAACATCAACTGATTTCAACCTGACTTGGTTCGCCGATCTCTTTTACTACATTTTTTACGATATCAATGGCGATGACAGTCGAGAAGCGGCGTTGGCTTCTGCAGATTTATTGAATCAGGATCTGGATCGTCAGATTGCCGCTGCAAAGGAACCGTCCATGAATGATTTAGAGAATGTTGACACTGTGCTGCATCGATGCCTAAAGCTACAGCGATCAGATACCCCTGGCATGGATGATCTATCCATCCGAATCAATCTCACGGGATTTCTTGTGGGAGCCGTGTTGCCTTTGCAAAATACAATCTGTCAGGTGATTGATCAGTTGCTTGCTCGGCCTCATATTCTTCAACAAGCGGTGACGGCCGCTGATCACAATGAATGGGAGATGTTGCAGGGATTTGTCTTGGAAGCATTGCGTTTTTCCCCTGGTGATCCTGTGATTTATCGCCATTGCAACACTAAAACCGAGTTGGTCTCCGCTTCCTACCGCTCGCCGGTTTCACCTAACACTTTAGTGATGGCCTGGAATTCTTCGGCAATGTTTGATCCAAAGTATGTTGATCAACCTTGGCAATTCAATCCAAAACGACAGACCCGTGATTACCTGCACTTTGGTCATATGCATCACGTCTGTGCTGGAAAATATATTGTGATGTCAGTCATACCTGCTGTTGTTCGTGAACTTCTTTCTTGTTATGAACTGGCTAGAATACCCGGAAGATGCGGTTATCCTGTTAAAAAAGGAATCACAGTCTCTGAGTTTGATGTTCTTGTTCGCCTCCGCGATTCCGATGATTCCTTGAGGGATAAGTTTCCATGA